A window of the Fragaria vesca subsp. vesca unplaced genomic scaffold, FraVesHawaii_1.0 scf0513126, whole genome shotgun sequence genome harbors these coding sequences:
- the LOC101313668 gene encoding exonuclease V-like, with the protein MTESRLLLLSVPEIPIEIVSDEEMALLEAALVSARSVFRSSSQSSHFPSNLDRPLHSITLLSNSKRSLSGCSQPDIEDSGDFNKKKTRSGESLLDRFRNNKAWSATDFTSTEWCEKQKEFGLLNGKRIVTQAMKTGQERHAKLEEEVVTRVKVDVNSEEDYWALRLLSFITGINQLYFDGLTRELFLIGFGEGIWMVGVIDEVQMPATETQRNPLLVDTKTRVKDTLPSEPQRRNGRFQLMFYKHLWDILVTFRFPSDQFYDHFSLNPDCELSEEIREVMAKSGCPAKTLDDVVNYYKNTWITLPLADDQLLLRYELQKDHSVIGEDEFPYNSDGFKKQLQFSLEFWQGKREASYIPVEERWKCNLCHFTSNCPAAPAKSTSSNLPT; encoded by the exons ATGACGGAGTCAcgactcctcctcctctcggTGCCCGAAATCCCAATAGAGATTGTGAGCGACGAAGAGATGGCTCTGCTCGAAGCCGCCTTGGTCTCCGCTCGCTCTGTATTTCGATCCTCCTCTCAATCATCTCACTTCCCTTCCAACCTCGATAGGCCCCTTCACTCCATCACCCTCCTTTCCAATTCCAAAAGGAGCCTTTCGGGTTGCTCCCAACCCGATATCGAGGATTCGGGCGACTTCAACAAGAAGAAGACCCGGTCGGGTGAATCGTTATTGGACCGGTTCAGGAACAACAAGGCCTGGTCCGCCACCGATTTTACTAGCACG GAATGGtgtgagaaacaaaaagagtTTGGTCTCCTCAATGGTAAGAGAATAGTCACTCAGGCTATGAAAACTGGTCAAGAGCGCCATGCAAAACTCGAAGAAGAG GTTGTTACAAGAGTTAAAGTTGATGTCAATTCAGAAGAAGATTATTGGGCTCTGAggcttttgagttttattacCGGCAtaaatcaattatattttgATGGATTGACTCGAGAGCTGTTTCT TATAGGTTTTGGAGAAGGTATATGGATGGTGGGAGTGATTGATGAGGTTCAAATGCCGGCAACAGAAACCCAGAGAAATCCTTTATTAGTTGACACAAAGACTCGTGTGAAAGATACACTTCCTTCCGAACCACAAAGAAGGAATGGAAG GTTTCAGTTGATGTTCTACAAGCACTTGTGGGATATCTTAGTTACTTTTAGATTCCCCTCCGACCAATTCTATGATCATTTTTCCTTAAATCCTGATTGTGAGTTATCTGAAGAAATCAGGGAGGTCATGGCTAAATCAGGGTGTCCAGCAAAG ACCCTTGATGACGTGGTGAATTACTATAAAAATACCTGGATCACGCTACCCCTTGCTGATGACCAACTTCTATTAAG ATATGAGTTACAAAAAGACCATTCAGTAATCGGTGAAGATGAATTTCCTTACAACTCTGATGGGTTTAAGAAGCAACTTCAGTTTTCTCTTGAGTTTTGGCAAGGAAAGCGAGAAGCCAGTTACATTCCCGTGGAAGAGCGATGGAAATGCAACCTCTGTCATTTTACTTCCAATTGTCCTGCAGCTCCTGCTAAAAGCACTAGTAGCAATCTGCCTACCTAG
- the LOC101313951 gene encoding (R)-specific enoyl-CoA hydratase-like yields MAMLTRSLVSASIPFLRGFSSAATSFLKTGDVLKRARIFTSEEVLDYSKVSHDSNPLHFDSESAQNAGFEDRVVHGMLVAGLFPKIISSHFPGAVYVSQSLHFRSPVYIGEEIVGEVRAINIREKKNRYLAKFKTACFKNGSVVIDGEAMAILPTLAMEEENTL; encoded by the exons ATGGCTATGCTCACACGGAGTTTAGTGTCAGCCAGCATACCTTTTCTTAGAGGATTTTCATCAGCAGCAACTAGTTTTCTTAAAACTGGAGATGTATTAAAGCGAGCTAGAATTTTCACAAGTGAAGAGGTCTTGGATTACTCTAAAGTGAGTCATGACTCTAATCCTCTGCATTTTGATTCTGAGTCTGCTCAAAATGCTGGATTCGAAGACCGAGTGGTCCACGGGATGCTTGTTGCTGGCCTGTTTCCCAAGATCATATCTTCTCATTTT cCTGGAGCCGTATATGTATCCCAAAGTCTGCATTTCAGGTCACCTGTCTATATTGGAGAAGAGATAGTTGGCGAGGTACGAGCAATTAATATAcgagagaaaaaaaacagatactT AGCAAAGTTCAAGACAGCTTGCTTTAAGAATGGTTCTGTTGTTATTGATGGCGAGGCAATGGCTATCTTACCTACACTTGcaatggaagaagagaataCTTTGTGA
- the LOC101294132 gene encoding putative F-box/LRR-repeat protein 23-like: MKDQRRWEDLNTDCLVNIFGKVGVDSLLLDVPFVCKTWFRASLDPSCWEFPTFPKLWTDSYIFDIDYEDQDFNTFADRCAYQYQVRRSLCTVASFVQFIVNRSRGYSTSLRLPVYSSNEELRHIADVCPGLKVLALPRLVQTFNLNRILEIIGNWKYLETLFMADSFGMEKILSQISICCKNFSCLHMFNTRISEDEAMEIVSHLPKLKQLSLINGHIGRDNLVKLLKGCKDLVLLDVRDCVGFDEGDAEILKLASHITEFSCEGSKSADKYYRDNYEEYGESELSADMYDFSEDEYGYYEDEYGYCEDISAFGEMY, encoded by the exons ATGAAGGATCAACGAAGATGGGAAGACCTAAACACAGACTGCCTGGTGAATATTTTTGGAAAAGTAGGTGTGGATTCACTGCTCTTGGATGTTCCCTTTGTATGCAAGACATGGTTTAGGGCAAGCCTCGATCCCTCGTGCTGGGAATTTCCTACATTTCCTAAACTCTGGACTGACAGTTATATCTTTgacattgattatgaagatCAGGATTTTAATACCTTTGCTGATAGATGTGCATATCAATATCAGGTTCGTCGGAGTCTTTGCACTGTTGCTTCATTTGTGCAGTTTATTGTAAATCGTAGCAGGGGGTATTCTACTTCTCTCAGGCTACCTGTATACTCTTCTAATGAAGAGTTGAGACATATTGCTGATGT aTGTCCTGGCCTCAAGGTTCTGGCACTACCTCGGCTTGTACAAACTTTTAACTTGAACAGAATCCTAGAAATTATTGGCAATTGGAAATACCTGGAGACATTGTTTATGGCAGACAGCTTTGGTATGGAGAAAATCCTGTCACAGATCAGCATTTGCTGtaaaaatttctcttgtttaCATATGTTTAATACACGTATATCTGAAGATGAGGCAATGGAAATTGTTAGCCACCTCCCTAAGCTGAAGCAGTTGAGCTTGATAAATGGACATATTGGTCGGGATAATCTTGTGAAGTTACTAAAAGGTTGCAAGGATCTTGTTCTTTTGGATGTAAGAGATTGTGTAGGTTTTGATGAGGGTGATGCTGAAATATTGAAGCTTGCTTCTCATATTACTGAATTCAGCTGTGAGGGTTCAAAAAGTGCTGACAAATACTACAGGGACAACTATGAAGAGTATGGGGAGTCTGAGCTTTCTGCTGACATGTATGATTTCTCTGAAGACGAGTATGGTTACTATGAAGACGAGTACGGTTACTGTGAAGACATATCTGCATTCGGAGAAATGTACTAG
- the LOC101314243 gene encoding actin-related protein 2/3 complex subunit 3-like, whose product MVYHSSFVDEEGITKACGFPLLPLKSHIKGPAPVSEQDRTDIVDEAITFFRANVFFRNFDIKSSADKLLIYLTFYINVALKRLEGCRTLAEGTKAIINLGLEKVPVPGEPGFPLPGLFPLPQSDKEAELLRNYLKQIREEASGRLLSVAYKSNGTPNKWWLAFAKRKFMNIIVPS is encoded by the exons ATG GTTTATCACTCTAGTTTTGTGGATGAGGAAGGAATTACTAAAGCTTGTGGGTTCCCTCTGCTGCCTTTGAAAAGCCATATAAAGGGTCCTGCTCCTGTTTCAGAACAAG ATAGGACTGATATTGTCGATGAGGCAATTACATTCTTCCGCGCCAATGTTTTCTTTAGAAACTTTGATATCAAGAGCTCTGCCGATAAGCTGTTGATTTATCTCACATTCTACATTAATGTGGCTTTGAAGAGGCTGGAAGGTTGCAGAACTTTGGCTGAAGGTACCAAGGCGATCATTAATTTAGGTCTGGAAAAGGTTCCTGTGCCTGGAGAGCCAGGTTTCCCTTTGCCGGGCCTCTTTCCTTTGCCTCAATCTGACAAGGAAGCAG AATTGCTCCGAAATTATTTGAAGCAGATAAGGGAAGAAGCAAGTGGGAGATTGTTGAGCGTTGCTTATAAATCTAATGGGACTCCTAATAAATGGTGGTTAGCATTTGCGAAAAGGAAATTCATGAACATAATTGTTCCATCATGA